Sequence from the Maribellus comscasis genome:
TTGTCCACTCCTGCGAGCCCACCTGAACAAAACCATATTTTACACCTTTTATTCCCCACGATTTGTACAAAGGCAAAATTTCATCCAGCTGTTTTTCCAGGGCGCGGCGGTTTACATACACAATAATTCCAATACCTTTACTTTTTCCGTAGTCGATTACTTTTTGCAAATCCAGCGGTCCGGGTGAGCGTTTCGGATCAACAGTAATGGTTGTTGCATCTGATGCGTCGTCGTATTCCAAACCGTACCAGCCCGCATCGTATTCAACATATTGCAATCCGTTTTCAACAGCAAAATCAACACAGGCAATTCCACCGCGAGTGGTGAGTGTTACTTCCCGAATCACTTTCCCCGGTTTTATCCACGACACATCTTCAATGGCGCATAGATCATTTAAATTCTGGTCGAAATAGTTGTTCTCCAGCAGTTCTCCCGGAGTGTTTCCAATCATAATCGTGCGCCACGGAGTGGTGTAAGGAAGTTCAACTTCGGGTGAATCTTCAAGTGCTGCAATCAACGAATTTTGTTTTTCACCGGCTAGTAATTTCATGCGTGAAAAATCAATCAATTTTGCTTCGCCAACGGCAAGATATTTATTTCCTGTTTCAACTACCAACGGTCGTTCTGCCGGTTCTTCTAATGAACTAATTGGAACTTTCCGGTATTCAGATTGCGCCCGGTCTGATACCCAGCAATCGTAATCTTCATTAAAAGTAAATTCTGTGAGTTCCTTTTGAATCGTTAACTGTTCTTCATTCTCCCCTGAAAGGAAGGTCGTATTAAAAGCCACTCCCTCATTGTATACGCGAAGGGCAATTTCAAATTCTCGACTTTGTTCAGTCGTTTCTTTTAAACGTATTGTGGTTTGGTTGTATACATCCGGTACTTCTGCCAGTTCACCATAAACGGGTTTCCAGCTTTGGTTGACTTCCATTTCCGAAAACGAAACAATTTCCACGTTGGTGCCAATTTTCGATCCGTCTTCCAACTGGTATCCAATAAATGAAGGTAAAACAATGGTCTCTCCTTCATAATTTACCGAGTAATGATTATCTGATATTTCATCAATCCAAAAGTCAACTTTTATTTTTCCATCGGGACTTTGGACGGAAACAGATTTGGGATTACCACAAGCAAAAAGCAAAAGTGGAAGAAGTGCTACGACAAGGTTTTTCATGGGTATAAGGTTTCAAGTTTGGCGTGAAAATACAAAAAGAAAATCGAAAACATCTTTTGTTTTTGAAAACACCTAATGTCTTTTTTAATGCTCTGTTTTAGTTTTAGGTTGTAAAACAGCATGATGAAGTATTGCCGGAAAACAAATTGTTGTTAGTTTTAAAAAACATAATCATTAACCTTTTATAATCATGAATTGCTTACCCCACAATATACTTTGCAAAAAATCAGAAACAATTGCAGTTTTCTATAATTTTACTTTGTGTTTTTCAAACTTAAATATGATACAATTTCTCAAATTTAGTTGTGTGAAAAAGTACTTTATTTACAGTGTCTTATTACTGCTTGTTAATTCTTGTAACACGGATAAAGCGTCCACTCCAGAAAGAAGAGAACTGAAATCGGATAAAAAATTGCTGGAAGAAATCATTTCGCCTGATTTTCTGACAAGGGTGAATGATAATTTGATTATATCCAGCAGCAATAGCAAGTCAGACACGATGTTATACATCTATTCATTACCCGATTTAAAATATGTAGCCGGCGCAGTAAAAAAAGGCTCCGGGCCCGGAGAGATGCGAATGTTTCCAATGTTTTGTGAATCATCAAATCGGGCACTTTATGTTTGGGGCTATGGTCCGCAGACAATCAAAAAGTTTGACATAAATAAAAAAGGAGAATTGAAGTTTCTTGACTTGATAAAGTTGCCCCGCTATGAAGCGTTTAATAACATGCACATTTTAAATGATTCTCTTTTTATTTATTATCTGCCGGACAATTTAAAAATTGTAAAGGTCGATTTAAAACGCAATAAATATTTGGACGAAATTCAGATGGAAAAAGATGCTCATAATGAATCTTTTTTTTACAGCAACAGAGGCACAATTGCTGTAAACGATTCTTTTTTGGTATTTGCCTATTTGTTTAAAAAGCAAATTAATATCTATAGGGTAAACGATTTCAAATTAAAAAAGGAAATTATTGGAGACTACGAATACCGAGAGCCAGTGGCAGGCGATTCTGATACACCGGTATACTATACTCAAATTATCGCAGGTGAGCGTTTCCTTTATGCTCTGTGCAAGGAGAACAAGAGTAATGGTGTTTTTATGGAAGTATATAATTTCGACGGCTTAATTGTTCGAGAATTTACATTTGATATAACACCCAACCTATTCGCAGTTGACGAAAACAATAAAACAATATACGGGTATGGTTATGATGACCGGTTTGAACCCTATTTGCTTAAATTCAAATATTAAGCCTAAACAGCTGTAAAAGGGATGGTAATTTCTTATTCTGGCAAGCATTTCCGAAGGATTCAAATATTTATAGAAATTTAGTAAAGTTGAAGGGTACGACTCCGGCCGGAGTCGAATGGTTTTCTGTACAAATAATTTTTATAACCATACAATGCCGCTGGCATCAGAGGAAATAAAAATTATTCCGGTTGATACCCCTTGTCTTCCAGAAGATTAGGCTCCATCGATGCTTCTACTGCCAGTTCATCGCAACGTTCGTTTAACGGGTTATTGGCGTGGCCTTTTACCCAAATAAATTTTACGCGGTGTTTTTTATAAATTTCAAGAAAACGCATCCACAGGTCGGGATTTTTTTTCCCTTTAAAGCGTTTTTTTACCCAGTTGAACACCCAGCCTTTTTCAACGGCATCGGCTACATATTTTGAATCAGTGTAAATAGTTACGTCGCTTCTCGCAACTTTCAACGCCTCCAAAGCCGTGATTACAGCCAGCAACTCCATTCGATTATTGGTGGTTCGTTTGTATCCCTGTGAAAGCTCCTTCCGGTGTTGTCCCGAAATTAATACAATTCCGTAACCTCCCGGTCCTGGATTTCCGCGGGCTGCGCCATCAGTATATATTGTAATTTTTGGTACGGCCATTTTATAATAGTGAGAATGGAGTACAAAGTAGTGAGTAAAAACTCAGAAAAACAAACAGGCGGGGCAATAACGGCAAATAAATAATCCTGTCAAAAACGGACAGGATTATCTATGATTTAAAATATTTTGAACTCTTTTTCCTGGTTGAATTCAGAGAGGCTTTTATTCAATAATTTTCATTTCGTCAATCAGGTGGGTTGCACCGGCGTATTTGTCGATTACCCACAACACAAAACGAATATCTACGCTGATACAGCGTTGTATCTCAGGTTCAAAAGCAATGTCGCCACTCATCGCTTCCCAGTTTCCGTCGAAGGCTATTCCAATCAGTTCTCCTTTCCCGTTAATAACCGGACTTCCGGAGTTTCCCCCGGTGATATCGTTGTTTGAAATAAAACAAGCGTGCAGTTTTCCGTCGTCATCTGCATAACGGCCAAAATCTTTGTCAAGCAGCATTTCTTTCATTTTTGCAGGGACATCAAATTCAGCATCTCCCGGAATTTCTTTTTCCAGGTAACCATCGGTGGTGGTGTAATAATTGTAAATTACACCGTCGCGAGGTTGATACTCCAAAATTTTTCCATAGGTTAAACGCATGGTTGAATTGGCATCAGGATAGAATGTTTTATCCTTTTCCATTTC
This genomic interval carries:
- a CDS encoding glycoside hydrolase family 97 protein gives rise to the protein MKNLVVALLPLLLFACGNPKSVSVQSPDGKIKVDFWIDEISDNHYSVNYEGETIVLPSFIGYQLEDGSKIGTNVEIVSFSEMEVNQSWKPVYGELAEVPDVYNQTTIRLKETTEQSREFEIALRVYNEGVAFNTTFLSGENEEQLTIQKELTEFTFNEDYDCWVSDRAQSEYRKVPISSLEEPAERPLVVETGNKYLAVGEAKLIDFSRMKLLAGEKQNSLIAALEDSPEVELPYTTPWRTIMIGNTPGELLENNYFDQNLNDLCAIEDVSWIKPGKVIREVTLTTRGGIACVDFAVENGLQYVEYDAGWYGLEYDDASDATTITVDPKRSPGPLDLQKVIDYGKSKGIGIIVYVNRRALEKQLDEILPLYKSWGIKGVKYGFVQVGSQEWTSWLHEAVKKAADNQLMVDIHDEYRPTGFSRTYPNLMTQEGIRGDEESPSNEHTLITLFTRMLAGAADNTICYYAPRVTEKMGGHVSQLAKGVMMYSPWQFLFWYDRPPNSSDVIGGVPGAKGYIEVTPELEFFKEMPTVWVDTKVLEGKISEYATIARKTGDDWFLGSLTGENSHSLNLDLSFLNAGQNYEATIYSYDPESGSTTKVKIESKEVKADSSLQFEIVANSGLAIHFKRK
- a CDS encoding BF3164 family lipoprotein, which translates into the protein MKKYFIYSVLLLLVNSCNTDKASTPERRELKSDKKLLEEIISPDFLTRVNDNLIISSSNSKSDTMLYIYSLPDLKYVAGAVKKGSGPGEMRMFPMFCESSNRALYVWGYGPQTIKKFDINKKGELKFLDLIKLPRYEAFNNMHILNDSLFIYYLPDNLKIVKVDLKRNKYLDEIQMEKDAHNESFFYSNRGTIAVNDSFLVFAYLFKKQINIYRVNDFKLKKEIIGDYEYREPVAGDSDTPVYYTQIIAGERFLYALCKENKSNGVFMEVYNFDGLIVREFTFDITPNLFAVDENNKTIYGYGYDDRFEPYLLKFKY
- the rnhA gene encoding ribonuclease HI, with product MAVPKITIYTDGAARGNPGPGGYGIVLISGQHRKELSQGYKRTTNNRMELLAVITALEALKVARSDVTIYTDSKYVADAVEKGWVFNWVKKRFKGKKNPDLWMRFLEIYKKHRVKFIWVKGHANNPLNERCDELAVEASMEPNLLEDKGYQPE